The following are from one region of the Cottoperca gobio chromosome 13, fCotGob3.1, whole genome shotgun sequence genome:
- the tbcb gene encoding tubulin-folding cofactor B has translation MDGGVEVVTNPIVNVRLTSTISSFEVQRRFNRGISIAELKGKLEMVLGASPSSMDLELFSVSDKFLQKMDDNEALLGSYHVDDDCRIHVTDTSGQVNEFTDVSKVEKFELSQESYEKRTDSARSFMKKHRVGHFNEEEMAKKKAETAAREEEQRVAADAISVGNRCKVQVPRQPTKLGTVMYVGTTDFKPGYWVGLKYDEPMGKHDGIVEGKQYFQCENKYGGFVKPLSVTVGDFPEEDYGVDEM, from the exons ATGGACGGTGGAGTGGAAGTAGTTACCAATCCCATCGTGAATGTGCGCCTAACAAGCACCATCTCCTCCTTCGAGGTGCAGCGCAGGTTCAATAGAGGGATTAGTATAGCAGAACTGAAG GGAAAATTGGAGATGGTTTTGGGTGCATCTCCCTCCAGCATGGACCTGGAGTTGTTCAGTGTCTCTGACAAGTTCCTGCAGAAAATGGACGACAATGAAGCTTTGCTGGGTTCCTATCATGTTGATGATGACTGCAGAATACAC GTTACTGATACAAGTGGTCAGGTGAACGAGTTCACTGATGTTTCCAAAGTAGAGAAGTTTGAACTCTCACAGGAGTCTTATGAAAAGAGAACAG ATTCAGCAAGGTCATTCATGAAGAAACATCGTGTTGGTCACTTCAACGAGGAAGAAATGGCCAAGAAGAAAGCTGAGACTGCTGCTCGGGAGGAGGAACAGAGGGTTGCTGCTGATGCCATTTCTGTTGGCAACAGATGCAAAGTGCAGGTACCTAGGCAACCCACGAAGCTTGGCACAGTCATGTATGTTG GTACAACAGATTTCAAGCCAGGCTACTGGGTGGGTCTGAAGTACGATGAGCCCATGGGAAAGCACGATGGAAT TGTTGAAGGCAAGCAATACTTTCAATGTGAGAATAAATACGGTGGATTTGTGAAGCCCCTGAGTGTGACAGTAGGAGACTTTCCTGAGGAGGATTACGGTGTAGATGAGATGTAG